Proteins from a genomic interval of Toxoplasma gondii ME49 chromosome Ia, whole genome shotgun sequence:
- a CDS encoding tetratricopeptide repeat-containing protein (encoded by transcript TGME49_294898) yields MAPQHPAAAVSTADPAEKDATLEAAATGASACPRSAPTEQPSSAMHSRENTLGAQLFCCSGVDLGAQNSVLASADLAAPLAVDVEGNALSNRSTPSTEAFDGKLRLVGEEAEARATSNLRNTISHLPLWVAVKDEASLEKLKTRFPFSSFPAVSFDSRRREPVFTVAFDGESTQVGLTVVLAHFLKTVVSFAGTSRGRAVETRALAVALPSSFSTEEMSLVREACDLACLSRLVVPEVAESGDATDSDKNAAGEADGEKVDPTAGPLLLTRADALLNCWGCKHLPQVYAELPAGVCTPESGDEEGEVKFVALVDVGFAETSVQVAELRPRAEKDVNERQKIQDQIVMNRLSVVVDDALGTVDAINALATHVVGAVKTKYGEDVAPHSKRALRLFAGCQRAVKDLSGLPDTTLALEGFLQDEMDLVLPVSRDLFEQLCAPLKERLSSLVARAFATAGVAPAQVSGVDIVGGGSRIPFVAATLSASLWGNASDSARLRRTLDGNSSVAVGACFAASGRRYLPPFALPESRLADGALEALSARLEETEAKELARCAVRNAMESYLFQMQGALSGAHAHLFTDKEAIHSLLRQAEDWLLDHPDADTTAFETQFGALKAALEEQCRSYFEAVQREKEQKERELEEAARVAASNAQEDLDVKLPNSQCIKRAKKNKDEGNELFRDGNTEMAVQRYIKALQYTAKLFDLSPQDAAEATAVKLACNLNLAQAYLKLAASGDPKAPLSSTQETFLKKAVSCCDAALEADSNSLKAAYRRALANEKLRDFDAALEDVKRGLATSPADTDLLKLQDRLERQVKLQKEKAKKMYAKMFS; encoded by the exons ATGGCGCCGCAGCACCCCGCGGCGGCTGTCTCGACAGCGGATCCCGCCGAGAAGGACGCGACTTTGGAGGCGGCCGCGACAGGCGCGTCTGCCTGCCCTCGTTCTGCGCCCACCGAGCAGCCGAGCTCCGCGATgcactcgagagagaacaccCTGGGCGCTCAACTCTTCTGTTGCTCCGGAGTCGACCTCGGCGCCCAAAACAGCGTCCTCGCCAGCGCCGACTTGGCTGCTCCCCTCGCAGTCGACGTGGAAGGAAATGCTCTCTCCAACCGCAGCACCCCGAGCACGGAAGCCTTCGACGGAAAGCTCAG GCTTgtcggcgaagaagcagaggctcGCGCGACGTCGAATCTGAGAAACACGATCAGC CACCTCCCGCTGTGGGTCGCGGTGAAAGACGAAGCCTCGctggagaagctgaaaaCCAGGTTtccgttctcgtctttccccGCCGTCTCCTTCGACTCGCGCCGCCGCGAGCCTGTGTTCACCGTCGCGTTCGACGGCGAATCAACGCAG GTTGGTTTGACGGTCGTGCTGGCGCATTTCTTAAAAACTGTGGTGAGTTTCGCGGGGACGTCCAGAGGACGCGCtgtggagacgcgcgcgctGGCAGTGGCGctgccttcgtctttctcgacgGAGGAGATGAGTCTTGTGCGCGAGGCCTGCGACTTGGCctgcctctcgcgcctcgTCGTCCCCGAAGTCgcagaaagtggagacgcaACAGACAGTGACAAGAACGCAGCAGGtgaagcagacggagagaaagtcGACCCTACTGCAGGCCCGCTGCTTCTCACTCGCGCCGACGCCCTCCTCAACTGCTGGGGGTGCAAACACCTGCCCCAGGTGTACGCGGAGCTTCCcgcgggtgtatgtacacccgagagcGGCGATGAGGAGGGCGAGGTGAAgttcgtcgctctcgtcgaCGTCGGCTTCGCGGAGACTTCTGTCCAGGTCGCAGAACTCCGCCCCCGCGCCGAGAAGGACGTGAATGAAAGGCAGAAAATTCAAGACCAAATCGTCATGAACAGACTCTCAGTCGTCGTCGACGACGCCCTAGGAACTGTCGAC GCCATCAATGCATTGGCGACGCATGTGGTGGGCGCGGTGAAAACGAAGTACGGCGAGGACGTCGCACCTCACAGCAAACGCGCGCTGCGGCTGTTCGCGGGT TGCCAACGAGCAGTGAAAGATCTCAGCGGCTTGCCGGACACAACCCTCGCCCTGGAAGGATTTCTTCAAGACGAAATGGACcttgttcttcctgtctctcgggACCTCTTTGAGCAGCTCTGCGCCCCCCTCAAG GAGCGCCTGTCGAGTCTGGTGGCGCGCGCGTTCGCGACTGCGGGGGTGGCCCCGGCGCAGGTGTCTGGCGTCGACATCGTGGGCGGCGGTTCGCGCATTCCATTTGTCGCTGCGACGCTCTCGGCGAGTCTCTGGGGAAACGCGAGTGACTCTGCTCGCCTTCGACGGACTCTCGACGGCAACAGCTCAGTCGCAGTCGGCGCCTGCTTCGCCGCCAGCGGCAGGCGCTACCTGCCGCCCTTCGCCCTGCCCGAAAGCCGCCTCGCAGAT GGCGCCTTGGAAGCGCTGTCCGCTCGgctggaggagacggaggcgaaggagctCGCGCGCTGCGCCGTGCGGAACGCGATGGAGTCTTACCTCTTTCAGATGCAGGGGGCGTTGAgtggcgcgcatgcacatctcTTCACGGACAAAGAGGCGATTCACAGCCTACTGAGGCAAGCCGAGGACTGGCTGCTAGACCATCCGGACGCAGACACAACGGCCTTCGAAACGCAGTTCGGAGCGTTAAAGGCGGCGCTGGAGGAGCAGTGCCGGAGCTACTTCGAGgcagtgcagagagaaaaagaacagaaagaaagagaacttGAAGAAGCGGCTCGCGTCGCCGCCAGCAACGCTCAAGAAGACCTCGACGTGAAACTCCCCAACAGCCAATGCATCAAGCGcgcaaagaaaaacaaagacgagGGGAACGAACTCTTCAGAG ACGGCAACACGGAGATGGCGGTGCAGCGTTACATCAAGGCTCTGCAGTACACGGCGAAGTTGTTCGACTTGTCTCCCCAGGACGCAGCGGAGGCGACAGCCGTGAAGCTTGCCTGCAATTTGAATCTCGCGCAGGCGTATTTGAAACTCGCGGCTTCCGGAGACCCGAAGGCGCCGCTGTCGAGCACCCAGGAAACGTTTCTCAAGAAGGCCGTGAGCTGTTGCGACGCTGCCCTCGAAGCCGA CTCGAACAGTCTGAAGGCGGCGTACCGGCGCGCACTGGCGAACGAGAAACTACGCGACTTTGATGCAGCTCTT GAAGACGTGAAGAGGGGCCTCGCAACAAGCCCAGCAGACACAGATCTTCTCAAG CTCCAAGACCGCTTGGAGAGACAAGTTAAgctgcagaaggagaaagcgaagaagatgTACGCGAAGATGTTTTCGTAA
- a CDS encoding 8-oxoguanine DNA glycosylase, N-terminal domain-containing protein (encoded by transcript TGME49_294880~Signal peptide predicted by SignalP 2.0 HMM (probability 1.000) with cleavage site probability 0.378 at residue 112~Predicted trans-membrane domain (TMHMM2.0):9-27:33-56), which translates to MCSRNSPPPAGPFAVSAFCMLAFRRLGRLSATLLSLFFSLFFSLFFSLFLLLCLSVCTPLPSRASSFLSSLACSACSSLSCSSSRASSVSAFMSPLLLHFLSLHFSPSPVASPGAGFRRTRHRRRNFFVLPDFEMKSEGASSPKTQRGSRTTAKVPRGNSSDNAEDDRVGEGKIKEEETATEDTQRLKRRRKNHSALFLPHSGHPARLSSRNSLSTRASSSSPSLSPFSSSLSPAPSTSSRSPSSSPSPPSPLPSSVPSSPTASSASSKVFLPLSRLREANWRDLCVPAEELRPEHCLTTGQTFQFVDIGHSPAFLWEGLVGRRVFQIIQTPTTTLYRCMYSEAKGEKGRTAKGSSEEREEEAEAQALRAFFNLDVSLAALKREWEARRRRPGDLAEREQAAGQIGGPKEGGCLGGNARRKSLEASRRPARQSEESAASAGRVLQLPVVECFFSFLCSSNNNIPRIMQMVRALRNAYGDFLVRGAEAAAEKRQMQAEPDRKPAGRGGERGHKPAEYNGEETRDGRERDLSTAPSPSNVQDLSSSLALSPSVAASCPSAASTDSSSECLLVDSRDLPLLLASSPQLTWHSFPSSSALARAREEDLKKLGLGYRARLLHSAAKALDARGGDAFLLSLREARRRQGHPDSKEGTVEKESEESVFQVEKEIREALLPFAGIGRKVADCVALYSLGCWAAWPVDTHLLQHAQSDLEFHAFLRQALKEQQEAKRTTRGNARSNAGPTPTQLDRKRRAAREQLVSSASSSCPSPSSSSSLLCPVPLSPAAVRRFCRSAAGEKFSNLSEGLYSAVQSFYQRRFGVFAGWAQSYVFTEALRRREARLQPQNNR; encoded by the exons ATGTGCTCGCGGAACTCTCCACCACCGGCAGGTCCgttcgccgtctctgctttctgcatGCTCGCATTCCGCCGTCTAGGTCGACTATCCGCtactctcctctctctcttcttctctctcttcttctctctcttcttctctctcttcctcctcctctgtctcagTGTCTGCACCCCCCTCCCTTCTCGGgcatcttcttttctctcctctctcgcttgctccgcctgctcttctctctcatgttcttcttctcgcgcttcttctgtctcggctttTATGTCTCCGTTGCTGTTGCactttctgtcgctgcatTTCTCTCCATCGCCTGTGGCCTCCCCTGGGGCTGGTTTTCGTCGCACCCGTCACCGCAGGAGAAACTTCTTTGTTCTCCCTGATTTCGAGAtgaagagcgaaggcgcctcgtctccgaagacgcagagaggctcTCGCACCACAGCCAAAGTCCCGCGAGGAAATTCGAGTGACAACGCGGAGGATGACAGAgttggagaaggaaaaattaaggaggaagagacggcgacCGAGGACACACAAAGGTTGAAACGGCGACGGAAAAATCACTctgctctgtttcttcctcattcTGGTCACCCGGCTCGTCTCTCATCTCGTAATTCCCTCTCAACTCGAGCgtcgtcttcatctccttctctctcccctttctcctcttctctttctcctgctccttctacctcttctcgctctccttcctcttctccgtctcctccctcccctcttccttcttctgttccatcttctccaaccgcctcttctgcttcctcaaaagtttttttgcctctctctcggctgcgcGAAGCGAACTGGCGAGACCTGTGCGTCCCCGCTGAGGAGCTGAGGCCTGAGCACTGCCTCACGACAG GGCAAACGTTTCAATTTGTGGACATCGGCCACAgtcctgcctttctctggGAGGGCCTTGTGGGCCGTCGAGTTTTTCAAATTATACAAACGCCCACAACGACTTTGTACAG gtgtatgtacagcgaagcgaaaggcgagaagggaaggacgGCGAAAGGAAGTtccgaggagagagaagaggaagcagaagcccAGGCGCTACGAGCTTTCTTCAATTTGGATGTGTCTCTCGCAGCTTTGAAGAGAGA GTGGGAGGCTCGCAGGCGGCGGCCCGGCGACCTTGCCGAGCGCGAGCAGGCAGCCGGGCAGATCGGTGGCCCGAAGGAAGGCGGGTGTTTGGGAGGCAACGCGCGAAGAAAATCACTCGAGGCAAGCAGAAGACCCGCGAGGCAAAGCGAAGAAAGTGCGGCAAGCGCCGGGCGCGTTCTCCAGCTGCCCGTGGTGgagtgcttcttctcttttctctgctcctcgAACAACAACATCCCTCG aatTATGCAAATGGTCCGTGCGTTGCGGAACGCGTACGGAGACTTTCTCGTCCGAGGCGCCGAGGCCgcggcagaaaagagacaaatgCAGGCGGAGCCTGACCGCAAGCCAGCAGGGCGAGGAGGGGAACGCGGACACAAGCCAGCAGAATacaacggagaagagacgcgagatggaagagaaagagacctGTCCACTGCTCCCTCTCCGAGCAACGTCCAGGacctctcgtcctctctcgctctctctccttccgttGCTGCCTCTTGTCCTTCTGCGGCGTCGACTGACTCTTCCTcagagtgtctcctcgttgaCAGCCGAGACCTCCCCCTCCTGCTCGCTTCCAGTCCGCAGCTGACTTGGCactccttcccctcttcgtcCGCCCTCGCGCGcgctcgagaagaagacctcAAAAAGCTCG GCCTCGGTTACcgcgcgcgtcttctgcacTCCGCAGCGAAGGCCCTCGACGCCcgcggaggagacgcgttcctcctgtctcttcgggAGGCTCGCAGACGACAAGGCCATCCTGACtcaaaagaaggaacagtcgaaaaagaaagcgaagaatcCGTTTTCCAAGTGGAAAAAGAAATTCGAGAGGCTTTGCTCCCCTTCGC AGGCATCGGCCGCAAAGTTGCAGACTGCGTGGCGCTCTACTCGCTGGGCTGCTGGGCCGCCTGGCCGGTGGACACTCACTTGCTTCAACACGCACAAAGTGACCTCGAGTTtcacgcgtttcttcgccaGGCGTTGAAGGAGCagcaggaagcgaagagaacaACGAGAGGAAATGCGAGATCAAACGCTGGTCCGACGCCCACGCAGctcgacagaaaacgcagggcCGCCAGGGAACAACTGGtgtcctctgcgtcttcttcctgtccttccccttcttcctcttcttcgttgttgTGTCCTGTTCCGCTGTCGCCTGCAGCGGTTCggcgcttctgtcgctctgctgCTGGAGAAAAGTTTTCGAATTTGTCGGAGGGACTCTACAGCGCCGTGCAGAGTTTTTACCAGCGTCGCttcggcgtcttcgctgGCTGGGCGCAGAGCTATGTGTTCACCGAAGCTctccgcagaagagaagcgcgcTTGCAGCCGCAAAACAACAGATGA
- a CDS encoding hypothetical protein (encoded by transcript TGME49_294890) has protein sequence MRSNCCMQPNARGMCASTLSRLVFSLCLRLSVSSWLEASVSLFPFASWGVAFFRLFLSLCFPRLSSPGCAQAPAFHRRGRSQCLRETRERERQRSLLSLENSLFLLLSPSLRTKKRREGEETTRGESEGRARHGSSAGRIFRRLRRNGTVPFNSLVSFVSPPPQKFILSSRASLAMERRQTHRRDSSPLSCPEVLASSFPSFFSSAFPSSPSPASKRHSDSPVCPLPRLSPASRTPVHVRRSHCNLFVVLLVSLLLAADASRLLPRGASSSTSADEETQRAADISLPPTPPSPSSSPSGSSDSLPIASTFSSPSSSSSSSSSSPSPSSSPSSSPSSSSSPSSPSSSSSPSSPSSSSSPSSPSSTSLPWRGEDGEGERPRSREDPGTFARREGSEEAGGKKEESCLSASSDFAAETFHAKAATEHKTEKDSADGGDSEDERLLQERSVLCSDLDERPELCEALPRCMYTWAGTGEEDRLVIGLRESNRKRGRCILDTEFMKQQVKEDCMMLPRGTLFAIARDMHRADFLRTGASLLSHLRSRGDASLLCRAVTHAYFSAPIVQLHALEAKQLAGQNSRKRRTAGETSEEEEREKCDTERDWRLALAAQLQSLREKRWGSLEPWEKLIRILH, from the exons ATGCGCTCAaactgctgcatgcagccgaaCGCGCGTGGTATGTGTGCGTCGACCCTGTcgcgtctcgttttctcactctgtcttcgtctgtctgtttcgtccTGGCTCGAAGCCTCGGtctcgcttttcccctttGCCTCCTGGGGCGTCgccttttttcgtcttttcctgtctctttgttttcctcgACTTTCCTCTCCCGGCTGTGCGCAAGCACCGGCGTTTCACAGGCGCGGCCGCTCCCAGTGTCTGcgcgagacaagagagagagagagacaaaggagtcttctttctctcgagaattctcttttccttcttttgtcgccttctcttcgcacgaagaagcggagagaaggggaagaaacaacgcggggcgagagcgaaggacgCGCCCGTCACGGTTCCTCGGCAGGCCGCATCTTCCGGCGTCTCCGAAGAAACGGAACAGTCCCTTTTAACTCTTTGGTGTCGTTCgtgtctccgcctccacAAAAATTCATTTTGAGCTCCCGCGCTTCTCTAGCGATGGAGAGACGTCAAACACACAGACGGgactcttcccctctctcttgccCCGAAGTTCTtgcctcctcttttccttcctttttttcttctgcgtttccttcttctccgtctccggcCTCGAAGAGACACTCTGATTCCCCTGTAtgtcctctccctcgtctgtctcctgcatCTCGCACTCCCGTCCACGTTCGCCGGTCTCACTGCAACCTGTTTGTCGTTCTTCTtgtgtcgcttcttctcgccgcagacgcttcgcgcctccttcctcgcggcGCCTCTTCATCCACTTcagcagacgaggagacacaacgCGCTGCTGATATCTCTCTTCCCCCAactccgccttcgccttcgagtTCTCCGTCGGGTTCGTCTGATTCTCTTCCTATCGCAtcgactttttcttctccctcttcttcttcctcttcttcctcttcgtctccctctccctcttcttctccctcttcttctccctcttcttcttcctctccctcttctccctcttcttcttcctctccctcttctccctcttcttcttcctctccctcttctccctcttctaCCTCTTTGCCTTGGCGCGGGGAGGACGGTGAGGgggagagaccgagaagcagagaagatcCCGGAACGTTTGCAAGGCgcgagggaagcgaggaggcaggaggaaagaaagaggaatcatgcctctctgcgtcctccgATTTTGCGGCAGAAACATTTCATGCGAAGGCCGCCACTGAGcacaaaacagagaaagacagcgcggacggaggagacagcgaagacgagagacttCTTCAAGAGCGAAGCGTTCTCTGCAGCGATTTAGACGAGCGCCCGGAACTCTGCGAGGCTTTGccgaggtgtatgtacacctgggcgggcaccggagaagaagatcgtCTCGTTATTGGACTGCGTGAAagcaacagaaagagaggacggtGTATTCTTGACACAGAATTCATGAAACAACAAGTGAAAGAAGACTGCATGATGCTTCCGAGAGGAACTCTGTTTGCGATTGCGAGAGACATGCACAG AGCGGACTTCCTGCGGACAGGAGCGTCGCTGCTCAGCCACTTGCGCTCGCGCGGCGACGCCTCGCTGCTCTGCCGCGCCGTGACGCATGCGTACTTCTCCGCGCCCATTGttcaactgcatgcgctggaggcgaagcagcttGCCGGCCAGAACTCGCGGAAGCGGCGCACAGCAGGCGAGacgtctgaagaagaagagagagagaaatgcgaCACCGAGCGAGACTGGCGACTGGCGCTGGCtgcgcagctgcagagcctgagagagaagcgctgGGGAAGTCTAGAGCCTTGGGAGAAACTCATTCGTATTCTGCACTga